CAGCATAGAAGTAGTTCTTTCCATTATATTTATAGACTTTCCCATACATGTTGCCAGTATCGGCTATGCCGACTGCCCAGTGTTCCCCGCGATACTCTAATAAGACGGCTTCATACTTCATGCTGCTAAGCAACTGAGCCAGCAGGAAAGCATGGTCCTCACAGTCTCCAGTGCCATCAGCTAGGGTCTCTATTGGATATCTGGGGTAGTCCTGAAGAGCGGTGGTGTCAATATCAGTGCTGTAGGGAATAGTCTGCACAAATAAGAGGGCTAATTCCACCATTTGTGCATTGGTAAAACGGAGTTTTTGTCCTTCTTCCATTAATTCAGCAACCAGCGCCTGGAAGAAGTTATCGTCCAGACTGTGGGTCACATAAATGGAGTAATCAATAGTACGGGGCCGTGCCTTATCATGTAGAACCTGGTAAATCTGCCTGGGAATCTCAGCATCCCATTCCCACTCAATACCCTGACACTTCCATCTGAACTCGTGTATTATAGCTTTATCAGGTGCAGAAATCAAGGTGGGAACATCTAAAATCACACGTTTGGTCGGTATGGCACTCGCACAAATCACCCGTTTGTTTTCGTTACCACTCTGGTCTACGGCAGTCACGGCAAAGTAGTATTGCGTTGACGGTTCTAGTCCGGCCACCAGATACTTATAATTATCAATGCCTTTTATCTGCTGGCCGGGTTTCATCCCGGTGACATCTGTCATAGCTGACTTACTTACGAATACGTTATAGTGCCCAAAGTCTGCCGCTGTGCTTTTATCCCAACTGAGGACGGCTTTCCCATCCAAATCATCAGTAGCAATCAGGTTGTTTATCGCTGGCGGCGGAGTCGTGTCAGGTGTAGGTGTAGGTGTAGGTGTGGGAGTGGGTGGGGGTATGGGTATGGGTATGGGTATGGGTATGGGCGTTGGTACAGGCGTGGGTATAGACGTTGGTTGCCAGCATCCGGCAAGTGACACGACTATTAATATTAAAGTGACGAGTATCCACGGTAGATGCCGTGATCGTAACGGCGACTTATTCACCATTTTCGACCCACAATGAGACATTCCGGTCCCTAATTACTCTTGTCGCCAAGAGATAATATATCCATGGTACCTGGTTGTCAATCTCCCAATTAGAGTTTCGGGCCATTGTCTACTGATGTTTCTTTGACTGGAACTCACG
This is a stretch of genomic DNA from Chloroflexota bacterium. It encodes these proteins:
- a CDS encoding fibronectin type III domain-containing protein; this encodes MVNKSPLRSRHLPWILVTLILIVVSLAGCWQPTSIPTPVPTPIPIPIPIPIPPPTPTPTPTPTPDTTPPPAINNLIATDDLDGKAVLSWDKSTAADFGHYNVFVSKSAMTDVTGMKPGQQIKGIDNYKYLVAGLEPSTQYYFAVTAVDQSGNENKRVICASAIPTKRVILDVPTLISAPDKAIIHEFRWKCQGIEWEWDAEIPRQIYQVLHDKARPRTIDYSIYVTHSLDDNFFQALVAELMEEGQKLRFTNAQMVELALLFVQTIPYSTDIDTTALQDYPRYPIETLADGTGDCEDHAFLLAQLLSSMKYEAVLLEYRGEHWAVGIADTGNMYGKVYKYNGKNYFYAETTNTGWKIGDVPPGFERAAYVWELVPMPSLGCSHLGWPNFTGTMPLNLTIYNDGTAPAMGVTVYAELEAGAGKCWAQAETTVDIPAEETREVTLQLKLPPQSIQTRVRYVILHNGRKLAEGFSDPQYFTSGS